The Chitinophagales bacterium DNA window TGTAACGATTACGACTCCTGCCGGATGTAGCATTACTGATACATCCCAGGTTACATTAGTAACGGACATTCCAATTGGTTTGATGGATTATGATATCTGTGAAGGGGATACACAGGTCTTGGATGCCAATAATCCAGGTCGTGACTTTATGTGGAGTACAGGTGATACCACACAAACTATCAGTGTGACAACAAGTGATATTTACTACGTGACAGTTACTGATCCATTGGTTGGATGTACTGGTACGGATACTTCAATTGTTACGGTCAATCCACTCCCTCCTGCTGATGCGGGATCAAATGATACCATTTGTTTGGGAGAATCAAGCACTTTAACTGCAAGTGGTGGTGTGGATTATGCATGGAGTACATCGGACATGACAGCCAGTACAACAGTTTCACCAATGGCTACTACAGATTACTATGTAACGGTTACAGATGCCAATGCATGTTCTGATACTGACACTGCTACGGTAGTGGTAAATCCATTACCAGTTGTAGATGCCGGAATGAACGATACCATTTGTTTGGGTGATTCTGCTACGCTTACAGCAAGTGGTGCTGATACTTATTTGTGGAGTACATCTGAGCAAACAGCAAGCATTACGGTTAATCCTACTGCTACTTCGGATTTTGTAGTAACGGGTACTGAAAATGTAAATGGTTGCTCTGCTTCAGATACCGTCACAGTACTAGTAAATCCATTGCCTCCAGCAGATGCAGGATCAGATGTAAGCATCTGTTTGGGTGACTCGACTACGCTTATGGCAAGTGGGGGTACCGATTTCTTGTGGAGTACAAGTGATCAAACTGCAAGCATTACAGTTTCTCCAACAATGGATACCCAATACAGCGTAGAGGTAACAGATAACAACAGCTGTTCAGCATCTGATACGGTAGAAGTTGTTGTAAATGCATTGCCACCTGCCGATGCAGGACAGGATGAAGTGATTTGTGATGGTGACAGTGTGACTCTCACAGCAAGTGGCGGAACGGATTATATGTGGAGTACTGGAGATATGACGGCTTCTATTACAGAAAGCCCTTCTGTAGCTACAGAATATGGTGTATTGGTTACCGATACCAATGGCTGCTTTGCTTCTGATACCGTTGAGGTAATGGTAAATCCATTACCAGTTGCGAGTGCCGGAGCGGATACCAATGTTTGTGAAGGTTCTTCAGTTACCCTTACGGCAAGTGGAGGCACAGTTACAGGTTACCAATGGAGCAATGGCGATATGACGGAAAACACCTCTGTTTCACCATCTATGGATACAACTTATAGTGTTACCGTAACGGATGGCAATGGCTGTACTGATGTAGCATTTGTTGATGTTGAAGTGCTTGAATTGCCTATTGTTCGCTTTGTACAGGTTGATTCAAGTTATTGTGCAGGTTCAGGAAATGTTCAGTTGGTAGCTTCTCCTCCCGGTGGAAACTTCTCAGGAAATGGAGTAAGCGGTACCACACTTGATTTGGATGCAGTTGGTGCAGGAAACACAACTACAGTTACCTTCACCTACCAGGCTACCAATGGTTGTGTGAACAGTACTTCAATGGACATCTTTGTTGATCCTTGTCCCGGCATTGATGAGATTGACTTCCTCAACCAGGTTCAGTTGATGCCAAATCCATTTACAGACCGTTTGGTAATGACTTTCAATTCTGATAAAGAAACCAAAGTCTTGCTAAGCATGATGGATATTAGTGGAAGACAGATATGGGTAGAGGATAAAGTTGTTCAGTTTGGTAAAAATACTTTTGAACTGAATACCGGAAATCAGTTGGCTGAAGGAATGTACTTTGTTACGATTTCCAGTGCTGAACAATCCAGGACATTTAAAGTGATCAAGACCGTTAAATAGTCTGATTGCGAGAATAATCTGATTAAAATGGGATGCAGTTTACTGTATCCCATTTTTATATTTTTATGATAAATCTTAAGTATGCAATCAGCAGGTATTATTGAAAAAGTAAAATGGTTTTTGCCCAGCCCATTTACCATAGCACTACTCCTGTCAGTGCTTACCTTTTTATTGGCCTATTTTCTTACCAATGAAAAAAATACAGCTGCTTATTCAATAGAGGTTTTGGAATTCTGGCAAATTGGCTTTTGGGATTTCCTGAAATTCAGTATGCAAATGATGCTGATATTGGTGCTCGGGCACAATCTGGCCAAAACACCCTTTTTTGAGCGCATTATTGCAGTAATCGTTCCCTTTTGTTCTACCAATATCCGAGCAGCAATACTGGTTACATTTTTTGCCATGGCAATGGCTTATTTAAACTGGGGTTTGGGTTTGATCTTTGGTGCAATTTTAGCCCGTCAGGTAGGTGAATTTGCCAAAAAGAATAAAATATTGCTGAATTACCCTTTGATAGCAGCTTGTTCCTATACCGGTTTAATGATCTGGCATGGTGGTTTTAGTGGTTCTGCTCCTCTTGCATTGGCTGAAAGTGGCCACAATCTTTTTGAATTGACAGGAGCAATTCCAGTAAGCGAAACACTTACGAGTAAAATGAACCTGTCTGTTGTGGCAATTACACTTGTGTGTTTACCGCTCTTAGCAGCATTTATGGCTGGGAAATTTAAAGTCGATAAATTTTATCTGCCCAAAGTACAGCGCAAGAAAATAAAACTTTCTAAAGGTCTGGGAGCAGAGCGTTTGGATAGCAGCTCATGGCCGGCTTATTTCTTTGGCCTAATCATATTGATACTTGCTGTTTTATCTGCCATAAAATCAGAAGGGCCTGCGCTTTCATTTCTCAATTTAAACTACATCAATTTTCTGCTCTTTGGTCTGGCTCTATTTCTACATGGCAGCATTCAAAAATTTATAGCAGCTACCGAAGAGGCTATGAGTGGAGCTACTGGAATACTTTTGCAATTCCCTATTTATGCTGGGATTATGGGGATGATACAACACTCCGGTTTGATCGATCTGTTTTCACAGCATATGATAGCAGTTTCTACGCCATATACTTTTCCGATTTTTACTTTTATCAGTGCTGGGGTAGTCAATATTTTTGTTCCAAGTGGTGGCGGGCAATGGATCATACAGGGGCCTGTGCTTATGGAAGCTGCCAGGGAATTGGGGGTGCCTTTTTCTAAAACAGTAATGGCACTGGCCTATGGCGATCAGGTGACAAATATGCTGCAACCCTTTTGGGCTTTGCCGCTTTTGGCTATTACAGGATTGGAAGCCCGGGACATTTTGCCCTATACTTTTCTTTTCTTTTTAAGTGGAGTCGCCATTTTTACCGTAGTTTTGCTGCTGTTTTAAAGTTTGAATTATGAAACCGACAATATTGGTCACCAATGATGATGGCATTACTTCACCGGGCATCAAAGCACTTGTTGAAGCAGTAAAGGGGCTGGGCAATATTCTTGTTGTGGCACCTGACAAACCGCAATCTGGAATGGGACATGCCATTACCATCGAAAACCCGCTTCGACTGGAAAAGGTGGATATTTTTGATGGAATAGAAGCATATTCCTGCTCCGGCACCCCGGTTGATTGTGTAAAACTGGCAAAGGATAAATTGCTGCATAAAAATCCCGACCTCTGTGTATCGGGCATCAATCATGGATCCAATTCATCCATCAATGTAATTTATTCAGGTACAATGTCTGCCGCTATGGAAGCGGCTATCGAAGGGATTCCAGCTGTAGGATTTTCGCTTTGCGATTACAATTACCATGCAGATTTTTCGCTTTCTAAAGAAGTGGCTGCTACTGTTTCCAAAGAATTGCTGGAAAAAGGGATGCCCACCGGGACATTGCTCAATGTAAATGTCCCGAGAGTGAGCCTTGAAAACTTTAAAGGCTACAAAATTTGTCGTCAGGCCAATGCCAAGTGGCAGGAAGAATATGATGAGCGTATTGATACCCGCAATAAAAAATATTATTGGCTCTCGGGTGAATTTGTCAATTTTGATCGTGGAGAAGATACCGATGAATGGGCACTGCGCAATAACTACGTGTCTGTTGTGCCGGTGCAGTTTGATTTAACTGCACATCATGCCATTGCTGACTTAAACAATAAATGGAAACTCGATGCTTAGGCAGGATAAAATAGGAGTGGGGCTACTTTACGGTTTTCTTTTTCCGGTATTGCTTTTTGTATTGATCCGTGAATTGAATCTTTTTTTGGTAGAACTGGATTTCGGATGGGTGGAAAGTGCATTTGGAATCAACCCTAGGTTTTTGACCGAATTTCAGGTGCGAGGTGGCTTCAGTGATAAATTTATAGCCATTCTTGCTGTTTGCTGTAACCTGATCCCTTTTAATGTGTTTAAAAAAGCGGGAAAAGATCATGCCCTACAAGGTGTGCTTACAGCCACATTTGTTTTGGTCATTGTCCTTGTGATCTTTTTTTGGGATGATTTTCTAGGTAATTAAAGCCATGATTTATGAAATATTATCTCATTGCAGGAGAGGCTTCGGGCGATTTGCACGCATCCAACCTGATGAAGTCCATTAAAAGGAATGATGCTGAGGCATCGTTCAGGGGCTTTGGCGGGGAACGTATGCAGACAGAAGGATTGCAATTGGTCAAACATTACAAAGAGCTGGCGTTTATAGGGTTTTGGGAAGTGTTGAAACACCTCAGAACCATTTTGCGAAATATAAAGCTCTGCAAACAGGATATTCTTGATTTCCAGCCCGATACGGTGATTCTGGTTGATTACCCTGGATTTAACCTGCGCATTGCTTCTTTCCTGAAGGAACAAGGCATAAAAGTAATTTACTACATTTCCCCTCAGGTATGGGCCTGGCATGCATCGCGGGTTAAGAAAATCCAGAAAGTGGTAGATCGCATGTTGGTGATTCTGCCTTTTGAAAAAGATTTTTATGCCCAATATGGTATGGATGTGGATTTTGTGGGACATCCCCTGCTCGATGCGATGGAACAATTTCCATTTAACAAAAACATGCACAAGGATTATAGGCTTGATGAAAGACCCCTAATTGCTCTATTGCCAGGTAGCAGAACTGGAGAAATTCAAAGCATGCTGCCGGTATTTGTATCGCTGTCAAATCAATTTCCCCAATACCAATTTGCGGTTGCCGGTTTGTCGCAGCACGGTGAATCTTTTTACAGGGAAATTACTGGAGACAGTACTGTTAAAATAGTAATAGATGAAACCTATAGCTTGTTGAATATCGCCTATGCAGCTATTGTAACAAGCGGAACAGCCACCCTTGAAACAGCTTTGCTGGATGTACCACAAGTAGTGGCCTATAAAGGCGGTTGGTTGAATTACCTGATAGGGAGCTATGTGGTGAATGTGGACTATATTTCGCTGGTAAATATCGTGATGGACGAACCTGTTTTGCAAGAGCTGATACAGGAGGAGCTCGATGAAGGAAATCTAAAGCTGGCTTTTGAGAAATTGCTTAAAGAGGGGAACAGAGATAGATTCAAGGAAAAATATGCTGAGCTTAGAAAAAAACTGGGTGGAACAGGTGCTTCTGTCCGTGCTGCCGAAATTATTCAGCAAGAAGTTCAGCGAAATGAAAATAATGTGTAGTCCCGGGTTTTATCATATTTGACTACAAATGAACCAAAGTCTTTTCAATGGCATCGCGTAATTCTGTTTTTACTTTTATCTCTTCTGCATATGTATTCCAATTTTTGACTACCTCATTGATTTGGTCAATAACCTGCTTGGCCTTTTTGATATTCATGGCTTCAGCAAGTTTCAGCAAGTCATCCCGGGTAATGTTTTTTCTTTTTCCATTGATGCTCAGGGCGTGCTGGTTTACCCACTCGCTTCCCGGGCGATAAGCGTGGCAAAGGTCATAGGCCGGAGCCAGTCTCCATTCATCGTCTTTTTTCAATCGAAAGGCAAAATTCTTGGTATGGTCATCGCAGTTTCTGGCCAATACATTGAAAACCATCCTTTGGAACATCTGCTCTGCTTCGGGGTAAGTCAGGCGCAATTCCCGCATGGTCTGGAAAAGTTGCTCATAGCTAAAGCTGCCCACATCGTTGTAGTCAAAATGTTTCAGGGCACACCAGGTTTGGATATGGTGTTTAATGTTGCCAGCTTCACGATCGAATCTTTTGGTCATAAAATGTGTACGGTTGTTTTCTTCCAATAGCCGGGAAGGCATCATGTCAATCCCACAATCCACGGCCATCAGGTAATATGCCATTTCTACCCGTCCATAGCCATGACTGGCGCCCAATTGTACATCACTTACTCCATCCAATTTTAAGAGCCAGTGTTCAAACCCCTTAGGGACTTTTGTTTGTTCTGATCTGACCACTCCTGTTTTTTCATTGTAAGCGATCAATGCTTTGGGTCTTGCTCCACCGGCAGAAGTTCCGATCTTTAAAATAGCTTTCAGCGCTGCTTCCTCATCTTTTTGTAAGTTGGTACTGAAATCCTTTTTTTGGGAAAGCATTTTCTGTGCAATATCAATCAGGCTGCTTATTTCAAGGCTAAAGCTTCCTTTCTGTTCGTTGAATTTTGCCGGTTCAAATTCCAGGGCGCCCATGCCTCTTTTTCCGATAAAACAGAGCATTTCAACCGGGTTCATGCTGTTTTCCGGGCGACCGTTTTGTGCCAGCCATACATTGATCAACTGGTTGCCGTATTTATCGGGCAAGGAATCTGCCAGCAACCCGGGCAGTCCCCTGAAGGTATTGAGTCCCGAACCTTTTTTCTCTCTCAATTCCGGGAAGCTGTATATCTCACCCCGTTGCAAGGGCATTTTTAAAGGCGCCAGCTCCCTATTGAAAGCGACAAACCCCGGGTCGTATTCGAAACTGGCTATTTCGGTATTTCCATCCCAGGCCACTGCCCCGACTGTTTGCCCCCATATTTTTACAAATGCAGTTTCCATAATTTACTCGATAATCGAGATTTAAACCTGCCCGACTAAGCAGGCGGGTGCTCCGAGGCTTGCCCCGATGTTGTTTACCAATCACTTTCTGGTTTTTTATTTTTATTGGAAGGGCGTGCGCGCTGCCGCTTCTGTTTTTGCATTTTGGCCAGTGCCAGTGGACTGATTTTTTCTTCTGTTTCAAATATTTTGAACAAATGAAGCTTGTCTAATACGCGTAAAACCTGAATGAAAGAAGCCAGCGTAACCGTTTGCCCGCGTTCCAGGAGGCTTAAGGTAGAACGGCTTATACCAGCTGCTTTTGCTATCTGGTTTTGGGTTTTGTTTTGTTCCAGGCGCTGTGTTTTGATAAAATGACCAATCTGTTTGGCAATTGCTTTGTCGCTTAATGCCGGCCAATTAATGTTTGATATATCAGTCATAAATATAAATATAAGAAATTAATGAATGAAATTTCATACTAAATAATTTTTGCTAAGTTAGTTAAAATGAATGATAAATAATACGTAAAAAGCTATAAAAAGATTTAATGAATGAAATATGATTCAAAAACAGAGGTGAATAAATTGAATGTATGCTATGGATCATTCTTAGAGTGGATTCTGAAATTATTCAGCAGGAAGTTCAGCGAAATGAAAATAATGCTTAATTTTGAGCTCGCTTAAATGATGGGGATATAGCTCAGTTGGCTAGAGCGTTTGACTGGCAGTCAAGAGGTCCGGGGTTCGACTCCCCGTATCTCCACCAATTAAAAACCCAATATACTGTTGTTCAGTGTGTTGGGTTTTTCTTTTCTGTGTTTCCCCCAACTTATTCCAAACAATCACTCATCTTCATCCGCACCACAATACTCCTCAATTTTTTCAGCAGCAAGGTCGGAGCCCAGGTCTTTGGCTTTTTGCCAGTCGGAGCAGGCCTTGTTTGTATTGCGCAAAAAATATTGCGCCAGGCCTCTTTCGTGATAACATTTTGCAAAGTTGCTGTCAAGTTCCAGAGCGCGGTCAAAAGAGCTTATTGCATTTTTGTATTCTTCTAAATCTACCTGTACATAACCCAGTTCATACCAAATTTCTGAATTTTCAGGATCCAGTTCTACTATCATAATAAAAAAATCTTTTGCAGCACTATAGTTTTCTGATTCCCGTGCGCATTTTCCGAGATAATAGAAAGCGAGAGCGGATAATTCCACATCATTTTTCAGTAGCCAGTAGAGGTCTTTTTCGGCCAGGGGGCAATGGTCCTGCACATAGAATATAGTAGCCCGAAGAAATCGGGCGTCACTGTATGTTGAATCCAGGTTGATGGCATTGTTGACTGACTTGAGCGCTTCATTAAAGAAATTCATTTCAAACAGCGCATTGGCTTTGAGGTATAAAACCTGTTCATCTGCTTCATCCAGCTCAATCAATTTGTCGAAATCTGCTACGGCACCACGATAGTCTTCCAAATATTGACGGGTTTGTCCTCTGTAGAAATAGGCATCGCTTTCGTTGCCACCCAGGTCAATGTATTCGTTGAAATAACGAAGTGCCTTCTTGAGCTCTCCTTTCTCGTATTCAGCTACTGCTTTGCCGTATAATTCTTTTTGAAAAAGATTGTCCTGGGCATGTAGCGATGTTGCGAGTAACAGGATTAAAACAATAAACATAGGTCTGTAAGCTGGTGAACAGCGAAATATAACACTTTATGCATTGGCATACAATACATCCAAAGCAGCTTTTACAGTGCGTACTACATTGGGCATAAAGGTTCTAAAAAGTGGGATATACATTTACCGGATTAATCTAAATAGCAAGGAAAGCCAAGTTGGAAGGATTGTAGCGCAGTAATGGTCTCTGCTATTCAGATTGAACAAGCGGCTTGAAGCCTCCATAGACCATTCTGCTGGCGTCAAAGATTAATTTATGGTCTGTCAGGGGTGCGATTAGTTCTTTCATTCTTGGGTCTGCCGCAACTTTTTTGTTGGCTGAATCACGTATCTCTTTTGAAGGAAAAACAACCCAACCAAATACAATTTCCTCTTCTTCCTTTGCATCTATAGTTTCTGTAAAGGATTTCGTGCCTTCTAAAGACAGATCATCGCCAACGAATTCGAAATAAGCAATAGCACCATACTTTTTCCAAATTTCAGCTACTTTTTCAGCTGCCTTTTTGTATTCGCTCAAATATATTCGAGGAATGGGAAAAACAAAGCCATCTATGTAGTTTGCCATTTTTTAATGTTTTGGATTGGGGTATTTTTTTGGAGGTGGAGGATGTATTTCGTAATGATACTGAAATGAAATTCTCGTTCCAATTTTTTTATTGAGATAAAATTTAGTAGAGTCCGATAATTGAATGAATTTTTTTCCATACCATTCTTTGGATACGTAATTCTGATATTCATCTATCGCTTTGCAAACTTCAATGATTGAGTTTTGAATAGCATAAAGTATCAAATATAAATAAATGTTACTAAACAAACACTTATCAACCCCATAAATCCTAAAATGATATTGTATCCTAAAGCTCTATGCTTTTACATACAATACATCCAAAGCAGCTTTTACAGTGCGTTCTACATTGGGCATAAATTCCTCTACCAAAGTAGGAGCATATTGCATAGAAACATCAGCAGTATTGATTCTGCGAATGGGTGCATCAAGATAATCAAAGGCTTCATTTTGTATGCGGAAGGCAATTTCTGTAGATACATTGGAAAAAGGCCAGGCCTCTTCAACAATCACCAGGCGGTTGGTCTTTTTTACCGATTTGATGATGGTATCAATATCCAGCGGTCTGATGGTCATCAGATCGATGACTTCTGCACTGTAGCCTTCTTTTTTCAATTCCTGCGCAGCTTTCACCGCTATTTTCATGGATTTGTTAAAGGAGATGATTGTCACATCCGATCCTTCAATTTTCACGTCTGCTTTACCAATTGGAATCAGGTATTCGTCTTCAGGTACTTCTCCTTCATCGGAATACATCAGCTCTGACTCGAAAAAGCAAACCGGGTCTTCATCTCTGATGGCAGATTTTAGCAAACCTTTTGCATCGTATGGGTTGGAAGGGGAAATGACTTTCAATCCCGGAACATTGGCTATCCAGCTTTCAAAAGATTGCGAATGCTGTGCGCCAAGTTGTCCTGCTGTGCCTGAAGGACCTCTGAATACCATTGGCGCAGCAAATTGTCCGCCCGACATGCTCAGGATTTTCGCGGCAGAATTCACTACCTGGTCGAATGCCAAAACTGCAAAATTCCAGGTCATAAATTCAATGATGGGACGGGTGCCGTTCATAGCTGCACCTACTCCGATGCCTGCAAAACCAAGTTCTGAAATAGGGGTGTCGATCACCCGTTTCGGGCCGAATTCTTTCAACATGCCCTGGCTTACCTTATATGCGCCATCGTATTCCGCTACTTCTTCTCCCATTAAAAAAACGCGCTCATCTCTGCGCATTTCCTCCGTCATGGCTTCATTCAAAGCTTCACGAAATTTTATCTTTCTCATAAAAGCTGTTTTATTTTATGAATATACGGGATTCATCGGACGAATCTCCACATCTAAAGTATTGAAATTATCGGGAGATTCGAGCAATTGAATAAAGAGTTTTGCAACGTCATCAGCATGTAGCATGGTGTCATTGGCTTTGGTGCCCTCCACTTCATCGAAAAAATGGGTATTGACCGAACCGGGATACACACAAGTGACCTTGATATTGTCTTTTTTCACTTCCTTGTAAAGCGAATGGGAAATCCCGCGCACAGCGTGTTTGGTACCACAATAACCGGCAGCTTGCTCTATACCTGTTGTCCCGGCAATGGACGATACATTGATAAAGTGACCGTGCTGGGCTTTTTTCATGTCTTTCAGAGCTCTTTTGGTGAGGTAGAACAGTCCATTGACATTCACATCAAACATTTTCCGCCAGGTATCCGAATTGCATTCATCGGTTTTGGCAAAATGT harbors:
- a CDS encoding TIGR00366 family protein; protein product: MQSAGIIEKVKWFLPSPFTIALLLSVLTFLLAYFLTNEKNTAAYSIEVLEFWQIGFWDFLKFSMQMMLILVLGHNLAKTPFFERIIAVIVPFCSTNIRAAILVTFFAMAMAYLNWGLGLIFGAILARQVGEFAKKNKILLNYPLIAACSYTGLMIWHGGFSGSAPLALAESGHNLFELTGAIPVSETLTSKMNLSVVAITLVCLPLLAAFMAGKFKVDKFYLPKVQRKKIKLSKGLGAERLDSSSWPAYFFGLIILILAVLSAIKSEGPALSFLNLNYINFLLFGLALFLHGSIQKFIAATEEAMSGATGILLQFPIYAGIMGMIQHSGLIDLFSQHMIAVSTPYTFPIFTFISAGVVNIFVPSGGGQWIIQGPVLMEAARELGVPFSKTVMALAYGDQVTNMLQPFWALPLLAITGLEARDILPYTFLFFLSGVAIFTVVLLLF
- the surE gene encoding 5'/3'-nucleotidase SurE is translated as MKPTILVTNDDGITSPGIKALVEAVKGLGNILVVAPDKPQSGMGHAITIENPLRLEKVDIFDGIEAYSCSGTPVDCVKLAKDKLLHKNPDLCVSGINHGSNSSINVIYSGTMSAAMEAAIEGIPAVGFSLCDYNYHADFSLSKEVAATVSKELLEKGMPTGTLLNVNVPRVSLENFKGYKICRQANAKWQEEYDERIDTRNKKYYWLSGEFVNFDRGEDTDEWALRNNYVSVVPVQFDLTAHHAIADLNNKWKLDA
- the lpxB gene encoding lipid-A-disaccharide synthase, with product MKYYLIAGEASGDLHASNLMKSIKRNDAEASFRGFGGERMQTEGLQLVKHYKELAFIGFWEVLKHLRTILRNIKLCKQDILDFQPDTVILVDYPGFNLRIASFLKEQGIKVIYYISPQVWAWHASRVKKIQKVVDRMLVILPFEKDFYAQYGMDVDFVGHPLLDAMEQFPFNKNMHKDYRLDERPLIALLPGSRTGEIQSMLPVFVSLSNQFPQYQFAVAGLSQHGESFYREITGDSTVKIVIDETYSLLNIAYAAIVTSGTATLETALLDVPQVVAYKGGWLNYLIGSYVVNVDYISLVNIVMDEPVLQELIQEELDEGNLKLAFEKLLKEGNRDRFKEKYAELRKKLGGTGASVRAAEIIQQEVQRNENNV
- a CDS encoding type II toxin-antitoxin system HipA family toxin, which gives rise to METAFVKIWGQTVGAVAWDGNTEIASFEYDPGFVAFNRELAPLKMPLQRGEIYSFPELREKKGSGLNTFRGLPGLLADSLPDKYGNQLINVWLAQNGRPENSMNPVEMLCFIGKRGMGALEFEPAKFNEQKGSFSLEISSLIDIAQKMLSQKKDFSTNLQKDEEAALKAILKIGTSAGGARPKALIAYNEKTGVVRSEQTKVPKGFEHWLLKLDGVSDVQLGASHGYGRVEMAYYLMAVDCGIDMMPSRLLEENNRTHFMTKRFDREAGNIKHHIQTWCALKHFDYNDVGSFSYEQLFQTMRELRLTYPEAEQMFQRMVFNVLARNCDDHTKNFAFRLKKDDEWRLAPAYDLCHAYRPGSEWVNQHALSINGKRKNITRDDLLKLAEAMNIKKAKQVIDQINEVVKNWNTYAEEIKVKTELRDAIEKTLVHL
- a CDS encoding helix-turn-helix transcriptional regulator; its protein translation is MTDISNINWPALSDKAIAKQIGHFIKTQRLEQNKTQNQIAKAAGISRSTLSLLERGQTVTLASFIQVLRVLDKLHLFKIFETEEKISPLALAKMQKQKRQRARPSNKNKKPESDW
- a CDS encoding tetratricopeptide repeat protein — translated: MFIVLILLLATSLHAQDNLFQKELYGKAVAEYEKGELKKALRYFNEYIDLGGNESDAYFYRGQTRQYLEDYRGAVADFDKLIELDEADEQVLYLKANALFEMNFFNEALKSVNNAINLDSTYSDARFLRATIFYVQDHCPLAEKDLYWLLKNDVELSALAFYYLGKCARESENYSAAKDFFIMIVELDPENSEIWYELGYVQVDLEEYKNAISSFDRALELDSNFAKCYHERGLAQYFLRNTNKACSDWQKAKDLGSDLAAEKIEEYCGADEDE
- a CDS encoding DUF1428 domain-containing protein; protein product: MANYIDGFVFPIPRIYLSEYKKAAEKVAEIWKKYGAIAYFEFVGDDLSLEGTKSFTETIDAKEEEEIVFGWVVFPSKEIRDSANKKVAADPRMKELIAPLTDHKLIFDASRMVYGGFKPLVQSE
- a CDS encoding pyruvate dehydrogenase complex E1 component subunit beta, with translation MRKIKFREALNEAMTEEMRRDERVFLMGEEVAEYDGAYKVSQGMLKEFGPKRVIDTPISELGFAGIGVGAAMNGTRPIIEFMTWNFAVLAFDQVVNSAAKILSMSGGQFAAPMVFRGPSGTAGQLGAQHSQSFESWIANVPGLKVISPSNPYDAKGLLKSAIRDEDPVCFFESELMYSDEGEVPEDEYLIPIGKADVKIEGSDVTIISFNKSMKIAVKAAQELKKEGYSAEVIDLMTIRPLDIDTIIKSVKKTNRLVIVEEAWPFSNVSTEIAFRIQNEAFDYLDAPIRRINTADVSMQYAPTLVEEFMPNVERTVKAALDVLYVKA
- a CDS encoding SDR family oxidoreductase — translated: MNLKEKKAIVSGSSKGIGAETVKLLISKGCKVVGWSRTGSGFTNENYREFNLDISDEEAVDAAYKKSLDFLGGIDIVINNAGFGHFAKTDECNSDTWRKMFDVNVNGLFYLTKRALKDMKKAQHGHFINVSSIAGTTGIEQAAGYCGTKHAVRGISHSLYKEVKKDNIKVTCVYPGSVNTHFFDEVEGTKANDTMLHADDVAKLFIQLLESPDNFNTLDVEIRPMNPVYS